The following coding sequences lie in one Oceanicola sp. 502str15 genomic window:
- a CDS encoding fumarylacetoacetate hydrolase family protein encodes MTFELEGAGCWLGRVWNPEVSGPSVVTVREGRVLDITSRAAPTVRDICEMEDPAAYVRGASGTDIGALDQIFAESSTWRPLAPIDFQAVKACGVTFAGSMVERVIEEKAAGDPSRAEAIRRRVGETIGNSLRNFAPGSVEAGRIKEALIAEGLWSQYLEVGIGPDAEVFSKAQVLSSVGHLAEIGLHPMSRWNNPEPEVVLAVASTGRVVGATLGNDVNLRDVEGRSALLLSKAKDNNGSCAIGPMLRLFDGAFGIDDIREAGVGLRVTGTDGFVLEGRSDMTRISRDPLDLVRQTVGPHHQYPDGFALFLGTLFAPTEDRDTPGQGFTHKLGDVVEIRSERLGVLRNTVNLSTECPPWTFGPSHLMRNLAQRALL; translated from the coding sequence ATGACGTTTGAACTCGAAGGCGCTGGCTGCTGGCTTGGCCGTGTCTGGAACCCCGAGGTCTCCGGCCCTTCCGTGGTCACTGTGCGTGAGGGCAGGGTGCTTGATATCACATCCCGCGCCGCGCCCACCGTGCGTGACATCTGTGAAATGGAAGACCCGGCGGCGTATGTCAGGGGTGCATCTGGCACTGATATCGGCGCGCTGGATCAGATCTTTGCCGAAAGCTCAACCTGGCGCCCCCTTGCGCCCATCGACTTTCAGGCCGTGAAAGCCTGTGGCGTCACCTTCGCGGGCTCTATGGTGGAGCGCGTCATCGAAGAGAAGGCCGCAGGCGACCCGAGCCGCGCCGAGGCCATCCGGCGCCGCGTGGGCGAGACCATCGGAAACTCCCTGCGCAACTTCGCGCCCGGCTCCGTCGAGGCGGGCCGGATCAAGGAGGCCCTGATCGCCGAGGGCCTCTGGAGCCAATACCTCGAAGTCGGTATCGGGCCGGATGCCGAAGTGTTCTCCAAGGCCCAGGTGCTTTCTTCGGTCGGGCATCTGGCCGAGATCGGCCTGCACCCGATGTCACGCTGGAACAACCCCGAGCCCGAGGTGGTTCTCGCGGTCGCCTCGACCGGGCGCGTGGTCGGCGCGACCCTGGGCAACGATGTGAACCTGCGCGACGTCGAGGGCCGCTCGGCCCTGCTGCTATCGAAGGCAAAGGATAACAATGGCTCCTGCGCGATCGGCCCGATGCTGCGGCTCTTTGATGGCGCTTTCGGGATAGACGATATCCGTGAGGCCGGGGTGGGGCTGCGGGTGACCGGAACCGATGGCTTCGTCCTTGAGGGCCGCTCCGACATGACCCGCATCAGCCGCGACCCGCTCGACCTGGTGCGCCAGACGGTGGGGCCGCATCACCAGTATCCCGACGGTTTCGCGCTGTTTCTGGGAACACTCTTTGCCCCGACCGAGGACCGCGACACTCCGGGGCAGGGCTTCACGCACAAGCTGGGCGATGTGGTCGAGATCAGGTCGGAGAGGCTCGGCGTCTTGCGCAACACGGTGAACCTTTCCACCGAGTGCCCACCTTGGACGTTTGGGCCGAGTCACCTGATGCGCAACCTCGCGCAGCGTGCGCTCCTCTAG
- a CDS encoding tripartite tricarboxylate transporter substrate binding protein — MKHFKTLLAASVALMMGTQAQAWEPEGTVEFVVPYSAGGGSDVNARLLVEAWRKHGIVDANVVVLNKPGGSGAVGNTYTFSKDGDPNTIQTYVSGQMMSSISNNAAVQLEHLTPLGTLTLDTLLLVTRSTEDYADFAALVEAAAKEPNSVTIGGVSRGSEDHLVFTMLNDSVDAELQYVPFDGGGDVLSALLGGHVDAAIFNPSEIGQQVEAGRAHPLGAFSEERLAAPFEATETFGEMGYADVAISLFRGYVGPPNMPAEAVAYWENALKEAYETETWQQEYIADKGLIGRFIGAADSAEFYAREAEKYQRLLEAVGFVN; from the coding sequence TTGAAACACTTCAAAACGCTCTTGGCGGCATCCGTCGCACTGATGATGGGCACCCAGGCGCAGGCGTGGGAGCCTGAGGGCACCGTTGAATTCGTGGTGCCCTACAGCGCCGGTGGCGGGAGCGATGTGAACGCCCGCCTGCTTGTCGAAGCCTGGCGGAAGCATGGCATCGTGGACGCCAACGTGGTTGTGCTGAACAAACCCGGCGGCTCCGGCGCGGTGGGCAACACCTATACCTTCAGCAAGGACGGCGACCCGAATACCATCCAGACCTATGTGTCCGGCCAGATGATGAGCTCGATCTCCAACAATGCGGCGGTCCAACTCGAACACCTCACGCCACTCGGCACCCTGACACTCGACACGCTGCTGCTCGTGACCCGCAGCACGGAGGACTACGCCGATTTCGCAGCGCTCGTCGAAGCAGCCGCCAAGGAGCCCAACAGCGTCACCATCGGCGGCGTGTCGCGCGGCAGCGAGGATCACCTCGTCTTCACCATGCTGAACGACAGCGTCGATGCCGAGCTGCAATACGTGCCCTTCGACGGCGGCGGTGACGTTCTGTCGGCGCTTCTCGGCGGTCACGTGGACGCGGCCATCTTCAACCCCAGCGAAATCGGCCAGCAGGTCGAGGCCGGGCGGGCGCATCCCCTCGGGGCCTTCTCCGAAGAGCGCCTCGCCGCGCCGTTCGAAGCCACCGAAACTTTCGGGGAGATGGGCTATGCAGATGTGGCCATCAGCCTGTTCCGCGGCTACGTCGGCCCGCCCAACATGCCCGCCGAGGCCGTGGCCTATTGGGAGAACGCCCTGAAAGAAGCCTATGAAACCGAGACCTGGCAGCAGGAATACATTGCTGACAAAGGCCTGATCGGGCGCTTTATCGGCGCGGCCGACAGCGCCGAGTTCTACGCCCGCGAGGCGGAGAAGTACCAGCGCCTGCTCGAAGCCGTGGGCTTCGTCAACTGA
- a CDS encoding tripartite tricarboxylate transporter TctB family protein: MALACLCFGALFLGFGLFKYGFWMDRGPGAGFFPAVFGAGTVLLAAFELMRPGQIKGRVQLRNHAPIIAILAAILCIPLVGMIPAMALFVLGWLKLVEGAPWLRSLLVAAATALLTTLIFDVWLRVQFPPSLLEKLL, encoded by the coding sequence GTGGCCCTCGCCTGCCTCTGCTTCGGGGCGCTCTTCCTCGGGTTCGGCCTGTTCAAATACGGCTTCTGGATGGACCGTGGCCCCGGTGCCGGCTTCTTCCCGGCCGTATTCGGTGCGGGCACCGTGCTGCTTGCCGCCTTCGAGCTGATGCGCCCCGGCCAGATCAAGGGCCGGGTCCAGCTCAGAAACCACGCGCCGATCATCGCCATACTCGCCGCAATCCTTTGCATCCCGCTCGTAGGAATGATCCCCGCCATGGCGCTGTTCGTGCTGGGATGGCTGAAGCTGGTCGAGGGCGCGCCATGGCTGCGCTCGCTGCTGGTCGCCGCAGCAACGGCGCTCCTGACCACGCTGATCTTCGACGTGTGGCTGCGGGTGCAATTCCCGCCGAGCCTTCTCGAAAAACTCCTCTGA